aatgCACAACATGCCTCCAAAGTTGCcaaatgaaaatacaataaaataatgaaacaatAGTTacgataaaataataatagtaactgTTATGAGAAAAaatcaccagaaaaaaataaaataaaacaagaaacgGCAACAGTACAAGTGAAATCAGAGGTCAATGCAAAACAATTAAACgcacaaaacaaacattaaaatatataacaatTCTCACTCAAACATACAGGGAAAAACAAATTGTACAAATTCACAGGCAAAGAAAGGACGCTCGCTCCACGACGTCAGCCCACACGTTCTCCCCTTTTGTTTCCAGGTCTTGCTTTTGTGCTCGCTCGCCACATCAACctcaataaagaaagaaataaacgGGCCAGGTGCCTCAGAGTGGACGCACTCACAATAAACGCACCCCCGCCTCGTCTCCGCTGAGAGAACAACAGGGGAGGCACAGAGACCACTGAGCCCAAATGTTTAGAGGTTGTCTGAATCACTACAAAAAAAGGTCTCTCCTCTAAATAAAGGCATCGGTTCACATCTGATTGATTCGGAGCAAAACACGGAGCTGGTGCGCTGCAGCAAAACGTCTGTATCTTCACTTCAGAGACTTGAAAGCGATGGTGTGAATGTACGCATGTAGGCCCAGAGTGATGAGGCTCTGTGGTATATGGAGGTGTTTTTACTGAGGCCACCCTTCCACACAGTTGGCAAGAgcagggttttttttctttctttttttttttgctttgttttggcTCTTTCAACATTTGGTTCCAAATATGGATGGATAGGATGGGAGTCATCCTCTTCATCCGTCACCTCTCCGTTTGAGTCTGTCCAGCTCGGTTGCActtccttcctccctttccTTGCTAAacctctctccatcctcactTTTAACCTCGCCTCACAACATATGACGTGTTTAATCTTCGAAAAATGGCTCAGCAGAAGACAGTACAGTGGCATCCGTCTTGCGTTTTGCGTTCGTCAAATAATGCGTCTATGTGCGTGTATTTAGCTGCTGTTCACTGTAAGTATGATCAATGCGCTCCAAGAAAAAGGTTCTTCTGTATGGGGGGCAGGGGGGAGGGGTTGCGTCCATGTCCTTGTATGAGAGAGGTGCAAAAGGGCGTGCTAGTTGGGCCGTCATTCACTCAAGGTCCCAAGGGCTCTCGGGGGTCTTCGGGCTCTCGGGGGGCGAAGACTTCAGAGAGGGAGAAACAtagagacagaagaggagaaaCAAATGGGCAGAGATGGGTCGCATGGCAGGTAGGCACACGGCAGAAgattcaaaaaataaaaaaaagacaacattagTGGAGGCTGTGATACTCAGATCCCCAACTTGCCAAGTCCAAGCAGCGAATGAAGAAGCAGAGGGAGGTCGAGCGGATGAAAGGTTAGAGGTGAGCGAGAAATCAGCAGTCTGTCTCCCAAAGTGTCCATCGTCcctatatttcatattttgcaACAAATACATTCAGCGTGAGGAAGAAGCGAGGAAAAGGATGGAAAAGGATGAGAGCAAGAGCACTGGTAGAGTCAACCGACAGAGGGAACAAGGTGGGGGAACTGGTGCTTTGTTGGAGTAAAGTGAGCTCGTTGTATCTTAAACTCAATGTACTGTACAGGCTGAAGATTGAGAATAGTCATTGTGAATTAATTCAGAGCACGTGATTTGCAACTTGGACGTGATTTTGTGACTCAGTCTGTATTCACCTATCGTGTCCCGTTGCAGGTGTTGTGATAATACACAACAAGATTTATGTATTGTTAAAGGTTAGATCTATTTGTATGGCTCTTGATTGGAATGCATGAATGTGTAAACTTGAACCCAATCAGAAACAAACGAttggttgcttttttttttctcaatctgCGAGACTGATCAATACTCTGCACGTACTTGCCTCAGCCTCTTACTTCCAGCGAGCGTAATGTGTGTGCTTGTCGatatgtgtgcgcgtgtgtctGTCGGTCAGTCAGAGCGCCAGCAGCGAAGGCGAGTTCAGGGAATCAGATGACTGCTCGCTACTGCTGTTCCGCTGGTTGGCACTGACCCCGCAGGCTCCCTCTGGGTAGGTGAACACAAATGAAGATGTGTATGAGGTGTTGTAGCTGCCAATGGCCGCATTGTCATGgttaacaccaccaccaccactgtcGCTGGCCATGTGGCACGGCCCGCCTGGCGCCGGCTCACTTGAGCCATAGAAAGAACTAGAAAACTCTACCTCCTGCATTATCCCTGGCTGAGGCTGCTGCTGGACTTGCTGCTGAACCAGAGGCTGGGACTGTGCGGAGGACGAATGGGCCGTGTAGGCAGGAGGCAGATAGAAAGAGTCCTCCTTCACAGCCAAGCCCAAGATGGAGACCGGAGGTTGTAAGGTCTGGGGTGGGAGCTGGGGCTGGAGCGGAGGGAGCTGCGCCGAGCTGTGCTGGGAATGCTCCTGGTATGAGATCTTACAGGTCGGCTGGTGGGCCACCAGGACAAACTCCAGACGCTCCTTCTCCTTGTGCAGCTCAGAGATCTCAGCCTCCAGCTcggccttctcctcctccaggatGTCCGTCTCCTGTGGGCAGGGACAGAGAATGAAAGAAACAGGGACAGATGGACAAGACAAAGGTGGGTGAAATGGGTAGAGGAGGGAAGAAGAACAGAGCAGAAAGAGAGTGTTAGCTAAACCAAACCTCTACGTCAGTGTTTGTGGAGGTGGATGTATCCATCCCAGCAGAAATACCTGCAGTTGGATATGTAAGGTAGCTTATGTAAGAGCCCATTAATTAGGCCATAAATACCGTCTGTCTTGAGGACTATAATTGTCTTCACCACATCTAAACACGCCATTACCATAAACCACAATCTCTCTTATACACACGTGTACACATGTAACGTAAAGTATGTAATTATGATCATTACTCATTCTGGCAGCTATAACAAGGCTAAGCTCACCGACTGCAGTCTGTCTGTGAGTTCTCGTCGGCGGTTTCTACATTTGGCGGCGGCCAACTTGTTCCTCTCTCGCCGAACAcgcctcttctcctcctcctcaggtgtTAGCTAGGACGAAGGGGAAAAAGGTGAAATTGATTAGGATAaaagttttgtctttgttcttgGAAATGTTGTCATGTTGTCTAGGCTGCAGTGGATGGGCGGTCAGGGTGACCACACCAGCTATAGTCTTGAGAGCCCTTCTTTTAAACATTTTCCTCACACTTTTGTCGGTGTTGTTTATCCTCCTCCCACACAGACCCCCTCCACATAGCTGACCTTCTCTGCCCCTATTTCCCTGTTTAGTATGGTTTGTGATCATGAGAAGAAGGGCCAATAGTAGACATTGAGGTGTCCTTTTTTTGTTTAGTACCCACGCCCTTGAAAGTATTTGTGCACACCACTGCTCAACAACACAGTACACAGTGGTTGGATGTGATTCTTTATATACCTACACTGCATGTgtaaaatgtcaacaaacaaGCCGTTCAAGCACAAACACTTACTAACACACCAACATCTCCATCGTCACTCACAGACTCGTCTCGTGTACGGCGGCTGCGGGCTCTGGAGTGGCGGATAGGGCCCGGAGCCGGGCCCGGAGTTTCCGAACTCGGAGAGGTGAATGCAGACCCTGAGGAATAACTTGGGCCCGGCATGTCATATGGGTCAATCAGTGACACCGGCTGGGTCATGGTTGTGGTCCCAGTGGACCCACTCTGCCCAGAGGCCTGGGAGGAGACAAGGGTCGGCTGCACCATCCACTGCAGGTCCTGGCTGGTGGTGATGGCGGTGACGGTGGGCACGAATGAACCGGGCATCTCCCCTCCAACACTGGTCCCCGGCCCGCTGCCTGCGATGCTCAAGCCAGCTCCCGCTGACACACACTCCTGAGCAGGAGACATGAACCATTAGAGTTTTACACATAaagccacacaaacacatttagaCAAACAGAGGCAGAATGCAGGCCAGAACAAGCTTGGGTCAGCTGCTTTCTCAAAGTGTTTGTCATTTTCACCATGCCaacttaaggcataggccatataggcagtCGCATAGGGCGCCACCTTTTGGCCACCTTATGGGTGCCACCTTCTTctctaaaaaaataatttaaaaacaaaatgccgGTGGGTTGGTTCTGGGGGAGTTGAACCCTAACTAGTGATGGCGAGCTGAAGCCtcatgaagcattgaagctatccagcaaattggttcggaaaagggttcatttctcaAAACCTAAACAAGACAACCACAAATCATAGCCGAACATTTTCTATTAAAATGTACTCCAACAttataaagacagatttagggAGCACAGTGAATCGGACCGTGTGAAACTGAATTTCAAATctaatataagataagataagatattcctttattagtcctgcagtggggaagtTTGCAGTGTatagcagcaaaggggatagtgcaaaaaacaacatgcatcagctaacacagtaaaaaagagctaagcAAAGTGTAACAacatatgaaccatttaaatagaaggaagtataaaaaaataggagcagtatatacagtattgacaataaacaagtggaaaattatattgcacagtgagaatgaatgaatgaatgaaatcggaattttgcctagggcaccaaaagggttAGAGCCGGCCCTGCATATTCATTAAAACATATTGCTGCCATCATGCCAACCTCTATAGGCTAAACTTTACCTTTACAACCAAGTAATGCCATCAAGGTTCCATAATTACAAATGCACTGAATTGTAATTACTATCCAATTCTAATTAAGGCcctatatattttaaatagttAAATACTTGAAATTCTAGTAATGATACATGGCATGACATAACAAATatgttaatttgtttttttaaaccaataacagtatgcttgtttttttttatttgatgccCATAATGGTTCATGTAGCCTATATAACTCtaacactatacatcctatataccactttatagactgcacatatgtacatattacatttatttattgtacatactacatttatttattgacggactgtatacactatgttcacccattcactctgtatcttttatatctctattattgtttttataatttttgtatacctttacctctcctgtgtttcactctgtttgctgatgttgctgctttgacacctgaatttccctctggggattaataaaggttcatcttatcttatcttatcttataaatcacatttacaaGTAGCCAGGATATAGAATAGCCTATGATTTCAAACAAGTGTAGAAAACAAGTTTGTTGCTGTGTCACATTTCTTTTCTATGTatcagtatataaatataaactcaAATCTGTcgcttgtctttttttaaatttttattttagaCTGGAGGAGTAGCCTATAGACTTTCAacattatcttatcttatcttaaaaatCACATTTACATGTAGCCAAGATACAGAATAGCCTATGATTTCAAACAAGTGTAGAAAACAAGTGTATGTAACCATCTAAGAAGATCAAAGCAAATGGCAGTAGATTATAAATTAAATCTTGAATTCATAATTTTGATCTGTTTGTTGCTGTGTCACATTTTTGTTCTATGTATCAGTATATAAATACGTAAAGAAAGCTCAAATCTGTcccttgtctttttttaattttattttaattttattttaattttaattttagacCGGAGGAGGAGTATCCTATAGACTTTCAACATTAATATTCACATAAAAGCGTGATAAGACATTGGGAGACAGGCGGCTCTGCGAGCGTCCGtctcgaccaatcagagagcgtctccccccccctcctccttcttcttcctcctcccccgtCACACCCCCGGTGTTCCCCTTGGCAACGCGACGTAGCACTCCAAAATAGAACGAGCATGTACGTCACGGCGAGGCCTGTGAGAGGAGAGCTGACGGAGCGCGTGGAAGGAGAGAAGcggtgaggagggaggaggggggcggggcttgTGATCTGACGTAGGAGAGTTCCAGCTCTCTGTCATCCGCTCTGCGGCAGCGTGCTGTAAACGGAGCACGTTGTCAACGCCTGAGGGCTGCTACCGGCAATACTACCAGCAACACATAGAGGGGTATGTCTATATTGAAGTGTTGCGAGACTATTTATATCTGAATACACACTTAATGGCTTCCTACACacgaaataataataataataataaaaaataagaagtgccattttttcccccaggccatcagacttttaaatagatgaCACCTCACACAAAAcaatatcttatactgtatatactgtatatgttcttaatgcatatgttcttaatatgcctgtatatattcttaatatgcctgtatatattcttaatatgcccttgtacaaagtatttccttttataattgtaatataatttattattttaatcccagcgaaaagcatttcacacgattgtacctgtataaccggcgtgacaataaacatcttgaatcttgaatattgaatattgaatCTTGAAAGGCTAGGCTATAGGAATTATAGCTATATGAAGCAACATGCCTTATTAATAAGGATACccatatacagtaaaaaaaataaaaaataaacagcaacaaaaaaaagcacatgtCCATCTGTGCATGTGCCtgttatgaataaataaacaaaaaacagctgtctttttttttagatgaattTTCATTCATTCTAAGCATGAATATAGTCTCTAAAACTTACCTGCGGAGCACTGGTGGTCGGCGGGCTTCCGAAGGAGTCCACGGAGGAAAGGTACTGTGACTCTATAGATGGAGAGGAGCTTCCACGGGATCCGCTGTCTGGGTCTCCGGGGAAGCCTTGGTACATCTCCCCGGGGGGACCGAGAGAGAACGGGACACCTGCAGGTACCAGAGAGAGGGCGACGTCACCTGCAGCGGCAGGCAAGAAGATTACTAAAGAAGATGTAGGCTATAATGTAAGGAGAGAATCACTGATGTTATAGGCAGTATATAggatgttatatatatatatttttaaaaaaaagttgggtAATCCCACCACCAGAGAGGGTAATTTGCTTTTGTCTGCATAAATTCTTTGATCATTGAAGAAATCTCCTATAATAACCAGTCCAGTAGAGTGTTTTATACCTGATGAGTTATTTAGTAAAAGCATTGTTAACAGGAAAATATGTCTTTAAACATCTCATATTAAGCATGTCTGACTGACAACGGTGGACAGATGTTTCTATAGAAAACTCCTATAATAACCAGTCCAGCAGAGTGTTTTACACCTGATGACATGATTTAGTAAAAAGCATTGTCAACAGGAAAATACGTCTTTAAACATCTCATATTCTGACGGACAGCAGTGGACAGATGTTTCTATAGGCTACTTTTAAATGGTGCGATTTCAAACTCATATATCGTCCACATAAAGTGAATATTGACCTACCGTTGCTGGTGTTTTTGCTATTCCCCGGTGAGATGCTCTTGGTGTCTTTCCAAAAAAGTTGCATGAAGAAGCTTAATCCAGTTCCCCTCGTTCAGGGGGGAAACGCGTCCCAATGCAAATCTGTCAAGAAAGTCCGCTGGTTTCACTTTAAATCCCCCGGATCGCTCCCCTTTTATCCGCGATTATAGATCCATAAAGTCCGCTCAAGGCACGCCGGAGGACGCTCGCTATTATTACGGTGCACAGTAGCAGACCTGGTCTTATGAATGAATCCATCTCCTCGAGTACAACCAAGGCATTTCTACCGTCTAAGTCCCGCCTCGGAGTTCCGCTGACGTACATGCCCATATTTGTGCTTTGGTGTTGTGTTTGGTATCCTTGGTGACGTTGAGGGATTCCCTCACCCACTGAAATGGACCAGAAGCTCACCTCGCCGACGGATAAtaatagatgtttttttttatactatcACAGGCACGAGATATATTTCTCACCGTCTGACAATTTCTGAGAGGAAATTTTATGAAACTTCATGAGTGGAAAGTGTCTATTTAGGACCATCTATGAAAGGGACATTTTTGGGCTGTACGTCAAGAGAAGACATTATAATATTCCTTTAATGGCGCTATATCTATAAGCAGTTAGTTGCGTTCATTTAGTGAAATAGAtggcacacacatactgtatgtagttcatgtaatgcataaatcattggctattAGTTAAAGAAAACGTACTTTTAGTATTTTtgctataaaaactattaaactattaGATTACGGAGACTTTAAAGTGtattttcataaactaaaaagtgcaAGTAtatagtaaactaacagtatacctattaGTTCACTTTTAGTATAGTTCACTTTATAGTATagttacaaaatacaacttagatgtaaactagttgtgtactcaaagattaataataaactttaaatACACTTAAgggtatattttttataatttgttttattaattattatttcatgacttatttgCGGATACTCTCCCTGTGTTGTATTCTCTACAATTTGAATTTTATGTATCCATGATTGAGAATCAGTAAGGTCCTTtgtggccagctgtggctgtctgtgtgtatgtatgttgtcaggtatgattgattgatgtgttgtgtCACGGGTGAGTGTCGTTCAGAAAAACTAAAATTAACTTTCCCTGTATAGTGACTGTTCTGTTGATTATTGACAAATAGTAAAAAGACCTTTGAAGAAGAAAGGTATACTTTTATAAGCTAAAaaatgggccaatttagtcccaagaattattgaagtagtacacttacaagtatattactagtacattgatattagtatactacataaagtatacttggggaatacacttgaactttacttcataaaataaacttcaaagtatactactttttcctATGACTTGAGTATAACCTGGAAAACATCAGAAGGTAAACAATGGCTTGTTTACGCAACATTCTAGAATCTCGGCTATGTCACTCTGGGACGGAATCCCTTCATGGCATGCAAAGGGAAATCCTGCTGTAGAGTTTCTCAGGACACACCCATCGggactcctctctctgtgttaatGGGAGGAAAGACTCCTCATAATGCGTCTCTGAACACTCCCCAAACAAACCTGAGGTCAGGCACAGTGCCAAGTGGATTAACCGCATGCAGGTTGGAAAACACCCTCACAACTGTATATATCgcctatactcatttttaacagtctcttctgcactatattcactttttttaatagtcgtgtatcacagctattaccctgcactatattcagttttcatATTCATctcattgtatttttatatctagtatatttttttgtactttgcacta
The Sebastes fasciatus isolate fSebFas1 chromosome 7, fSebFas1.pri, whole genome shotgun sequence genome window above contains:
- the fosb gene encoding protein FosB isoform X2, with amino-acid sequence MQLFWKDTKSISPGNSKNTSNGDVALSLVPAGVPFSLGPPGEMYQGFPGDPDSGSRGSSSPSIESQYLSSVDSFGSPPTTSAPQECVSAGAGLSIAGSGPGTSVGGEMPGSFVPTVTAITTSQDLQWMVQPTLVSSQASGQSGSTGTTTMTQPVSLIDPYDMPGPSYSSGSAFTSPSSETPGPAPGPIRHSRARSRRTRDESLTPEEEEKRRVRRERNKLAAAKCRNRRRELTDRLQSETDILEEEKAELEAEISELHKEKERLEFVLVAHQPTCKISYQEHSQHSSAQLPPLQPQLPPQTLQPPVSILGLAVKEDSFYLPPAYTAHSSSAQSQPLVQQQVQQQPQPGIMQEVEFSSSFYGSSEPAPGGPCHMASDSGGGGVNHDNAAIGSYNTSYTSSFVFTYPEGACGVSANQRNSSSEQSSDSLNSPSLLAL
- the fosb gene encoding protein FosB isoform X3; this translates as MYQGFPGDPDSGSRGSSSPSIESQYLSSVDSFGSPPTTSAPQECVSAGAGLSIAGSGPGTSVGGEMPGSFVPTVTAITTSQDLQWMVQPTLVSSQASGQSGSTGTTTMTQPVSLIDPYDMPGPSYSSGSAFTSPSSETPGPAPGPIRHSRARSRRTRDESVSDDGDVGVLLTPEEEEKRRVRRERNKLAAAKCRNRRRELTDRLQSETDILEEEKAELEAEISELHKEKERLEFVLVAHQPTCKISYQEHSQHSSAQLPPLQPQLPPQTLQPPVSILGLAVKEDSFYLPPAYTAHSSSAQSQPLVQQQVQQQPQPGIMQEVEFSSSFYGSSEPAPGGPCHMASDSGGGGVNHDNAAIGSYNTSYTSSFVFTYPEGACGVSANQRNSSSEQSSDSLNSPSLLAL
- the fosb gene encoding protein FosB isoform X1; this encodes MQLFWKDTKSISPGNSKNTSNGDVALSLVPAGVPFSLGPPGEMYQGFPGDPDSGSRGSSSPSIESQYLSSVDSFGSPPTTSAPQECVSAGAGLSIAGSGPGTSVGGEMPGSFVPTVTAITTSQDLQWMVQPTLVSSQASGQSGSTGTTTMTQPVSLIDPYDMPGPSYSSGSAFTSPSSETPGPAPGPIRHSRARSRRTRDESVSDDGDVGVLLTPEEEEKRRVRRERNKLAAAKCRNRRRELTDRLQSETDILEEEKAELEAEISELHKEKERLEFVLVAHQPTCKISYQEHSQHSSAQLPPLQPQLPPQTLQPPVSILGLAVKEDSFYLPPAYTAHSSSAQSQPLVQQQVQQQPQPGIMQEVEFSSSFYGSSEPAPGGPCHMASDSGGGGVNHDNAAIGSYNTSYTSSFVFTYPEGACGVSANQRNSSSEQSSDSLNSPSLLAL
- the fosb gene encoding protein FosB isoform X5 — protein: MQLFWKDTKSISPGNSKNTSNGDVALSLVPAGVPFSLGPPGEMYQGFPGDPDSGSRGSSSPSIESQYLSSVDSFGSPPTTSAPQECVSAGAGLSIAGSGPGTSVGGEMPGSFVPTVTAITTSQDLQWMVQPTLVSSQASGQSGSTGTTTMTQPVSLIDPYDMPGPSYSSGSAFTSPSSETPGPAPGPIRHSRARSRRTRDESVSDDGDVGVLLTPEEEEKRRVRRERNKLAAAKCRNRRRELTDRLQSETDILEEEKAELEAEISELHKEKERLEFVLVAHQPTCKISYQEHSQHSSAQLPPLQPQLPPQTLQPPVSILGLAVKEDSFYLPPAYTAHSSSAQSQPLVQQQVQQQPQPGIMQESSPPESPKTPESPWDLE
- the fosb gene encoding protein FosB isoform X4, with protein sequence MQLFWKDTKSISPGNSKNTSNGDVALSLVPAGVPFSLGPPGEMYQGFPGDPDSGSRGSSSPSIESQYLSSVDSFGSPPTTSAPQECVSAGAGLSIAGSGPGTSVGGEMPGSFVPTVTAITTSQDLQWMVQPTLVSSQASGQSGSTGTTTMTQPVSLIDPYDMPGPSYSSGSAFTSPSSETPGPAPGPIRHSRARSRRTRDESVSDDGDVGVLLTPEEEEKRRVRRERNKLAAAKCRNRRRELTDRLQSETDILEEEKAELEAEISELHKEKERLEFVLVAHQPTCKISYQEHSQHSSAQLPPLQPQLPPQTLQPPVSILGLAVKEDSFYLPPAYTAHSSSAQSQPLVQQQVQQQPQPGIMQEREPAGSVPTSGTAVASSHLIP